The stretch of DNA CACAAGATAGTTATTTTTTTAGTAAAATATGGTCTATTTGAAAAAAAACACTTGGCATTTTATGTGAACATCACTAGGTTTCTGCTTGTTAACAGAGAAATAGGGAATTTTTGGCTTGCAGTTTCCCTGCTGTTTTGTGATTTTCAAAAAATATATGCTTTTATCAAATATCAGTAGGTATCAAAATTTCAGTAGGTATCATTTGAGTGAAATAAAAAGCCAATAGCCTGATAACCGTTTTAAAAAATGATCAGCGTTATCAAAAAATAATGCAATGAAGAAGAGTCAATTAAGACACATAAACTCCAAAAAGGGATAAAGATGAGGCCACAACAAAATAGACGGGTACGCGGTCGCAATAATAATGGTAATAACAACAATAATAATAATCGTCGCGGTCCTAATCCGTTGTCTCGGAATTATGAAAGTAGCGGTCCAGATGTTAAGATTCGTGGAAATGCTCAGCAAATTGCTGACAAATACATAAGTCTTGCACGTGATGCACAGGGGGCTGGCGATCGTGTTATGTCAGAGAATTATCTCCAACATGCCGAACACTACTTGCGTATTATTCTGGCAGCGGTTGGACAAACGCCCCAACCTGCTCGACGCGATGAGAGCCGCGATGAAAACAGTGAGCAAGAGTACGGTGAAATAAACGCTGAAGGTGAAAAAAAAGACATTGTCACTGATGACACGAATGTACTGCAAACTCAGTCGCAAAAAAATGGTCATAGTCAACATGCAAAAGCACAAAATGGGCATGCGCGCGAAGATGCATTAGAAGCTGATGCTCTTTCGTATGAGAAAAGTGACCAAGAGCAATGTTCTGCTGAAGAAAATGTTGAACCTGTTAAAAAAACACGTCGGCCTTCACGGCGGCGCATTGTGCGTGCTCAAGAAGAGGCATCTCTTGAATTTTCACGAGCCATGTCAGATTCTTCTCAGAATGGAGATGCGGTGGCAGAACAAGTTCCCTCTTTGCCTTTGTTAGGTGAGGAAATACAGAGAAAACCGCGTCGACGTCGAGTGGTGGCCTCTGAAGAAAATGTTTAATACCAGAAAATGATTTAAGTGCTTTTGGAAGGTATTTTCCGTTTAACGGCGGCACATTGTGCGTGCTTCAGAAGAAGTATCCCTTGAATTTTCACGAGCCATGTCAGATTCTTCTCAGAATGGAGATGCGATGACAGAACAAGTCCCCTCTTTGCCTTTCGTTGTGTGAGGAAATACAGAGAAAACCGCGTCGACGTCGAGTGGTGGCCTGTGAAGAAAATGTTTAATACCAGAAAATGATTTAAGTGCTTT from Bartonella taylorii encodes:
- a CDS encoding DUF4167 domain-containing protein, whose product is MRPQQNRRVRGRNNNGNNNNNNNRRGPNPLSRNYESSGPDVKIRGNAQQIADKYISLARDAQGAGDRVMSENYLQHAEHYLRIILAAVGQTPQPARRDESRDENSEQEYGEINAEGEKKDIVTDDTNVLQTQSQKNGHSQHAKAQNGHAREDALEADALSYEKSDQEQCSAEENVEPVKKTRRPSRRRIVRAQEEASLEFSRAMSDSSQNGDAVAEQVPSLPLLGEEIQRKPRRRRVVASEENV